The Prionailurus bengalensis isolate Pbe53 chromosome D3, Fcat_Pben_1.1_paternal_pri, whole genome shotgun sequence DNA window AAAAATGACTCCACTGTGGCTTATCACACACCACTGGCAAATACATAACATGGCATTTATTGTTTATGCTTCTCAACGTATGGGACAGTTTTTCAGGAGAGCACTAATATTCACCTTGGTCTCGGGttgtcctgggtggctcagtcagttaagtgtccgacttcggcttaggtcgtgatctcacagctcatgaattcctGCCCCatgtgggggtctgtgctgacagctcagagcctggaacctgcttcagattctgtgtctccctctctctctgcccctctcctactcgagctctctctctttctttctctctttctctctctcaaaagtaagtaaacattaaaaaaaatttgttttaaatattcatctttgtcttatttaaaAACTCAGTCACAAACAAGAGACGATTTGGGAAGTTACTGAATTGATGAGaagaaaaacattgaaataaGTTATTGATTCAAAAAATGGCTTTGTGTTGTTCGACAATTATTACAGTATGTGTATTagatatttcttccattttaaatctTGTTACAGATACTCTTCAAAGAACTTGTACTGGAACAATTAATATTAACCTCGACGGTTCCGGCTGGAAAAAGGATGATAAAAGTAATCAGGGAACCACTACTGAAGACAGTGGAAATGACGGCGGTGGAAGTGCCACTGGAGGTGCCACTGGAGGTGACACCGGAGGTGACACCGGAGGTGACACCAGTACTAACACAGCCGACAAAACTTCCACTGATTACGGCGGTGGTACTGATACAGACGGCAACACCTATGACCAAACAGGTGGTGGTTACCAGAGAAATCCCTTAGATAATGTCCATTTTGGTCCTGCTGGCATTGGACTACTCATCATGGGATTCTTGGTCCTAGGATGTAAGTACTTTTAACAATCTTATTCATAGGCATCCCCCTCCCTGAAATTATGGGGAGGAGATAAGCTTTCTGATCCTTTGATGAAAGGTACTTTCCAAATTCTTATTTTGTGCACGTATCAAGAAATGCCTGTTTGCTGATGGGTTAATAAGATAAGAAAGTCAAAGTGCAATGGAGGACAAAAAGTTCCTTGCATTCAATCTCAGTGCAATGGGAAAGTGCCATAACAGGCAGGTTCAGACTGCTATTTGAGTGAAGAAGACAATCAGAAAAGATCCGAACAATCAGAAAAGGCTACACGGAAAAAGCAAACTTGCagaatgtaacataaaatttatgagAAGAGCTAAttctctaatttcacttttttaaccATAGTAATTATTaaccaacattttaaaactttaaaattaagtattttataatgcttctttatttatttattgagagacagagagacagagacagagtatgagcaggggaggggcagagaaacgagggagacacagaatccaaagcaggctccaggctctgaactgtccccacagagcccaacggggttcgaactcacgaattgtgagatcatgacctaagccgaaatcggacgctttactaactgagccacccaggcacccctaaaattaggTACTTTATAAAAGTAACTTAATTACTCAGGCATTGTTTATCTCTACTGCAAGTAATAGATGACTTTCACTTTGAGCTTGTTTTTTATATTGTTGATTACCTTTGGGTAGTGTAGTTGgtaacagatttaaaaattatgcatgGGCTTTGGGGTCAAATACCCCTAGATACAAAGCTCTCTCTAAACCCAGCAAATTTTCAAGAAAGCGAAATATACaggattctttccctcctttctttctttttcccctctcttacTATCCTTCCCCTTATTACTATCCTTACTATGTTCCTTCCTCTCTACCTTGCTTATtgtttctttccatcctttgtcATATTTTCGACTTACATAGCCTTTACTTCATCCATCCGTTCATTCCAAATCATTTATCAAGATTACATTATATAAAAAACTCCGTGCTAGAaacttatttaaatgaataagaaaacccAAATGATTACCAGAAAGACCTTGTTAggtagcataatattctctatttgtgtgtgaataaattcaagaaaaaattcCATGTGGAGGAAGTCTTTGTGGAATAATTACTTGAAGCATGGGTAAGATTTTACtgctgaaataaaaaaagcatGCAtgtgtggaaggaaaaaaataaaggcatggaGGAGGGAACACAAAGACCCAAACACATTGTCTGTCCTCTGCAGCTCTCCTTTttgtctcctttaatattttcctGAGTAATGACAGCAAAAAGACTCATCTGTTTTCATGGTGTAACAATATCTATAATTTGAATACTAGATAACAAATTAAAAAGTTGATCACAGTCTAGAATACTGAAGCTCGCACTGATTTTGGTATGTGACCATcaatcagtttgttttctgaagctttcacagtaattttaaaatcaagtgCCATTATATTAGAGGTTCAAATTTATTCATAAAAAgcaagttgttttattttaatgtggctCTGCGGCTAATTCCAATATTCCTATCCTTTCCCCATCAGTGGTCCCGTTTTTGTTGATCTGTTGTGACTGCGGCGGCGCCCCTCGTGGGGGCGCTGGCTTTGAGCCTGTCCCCGAATGTTCAGATGGAGCAATTCACTCATGGGCAGTAGAAGGACCACAACCGCCTCCCATAGTAAGTGCTAACTTGTAAGAAATGGCCTTTGGCAGTCACCGACACTCACCCTCATGCACTGGAGCCAAGACATTGGCCATCACTTGTGGTCTGTGCTGTTCTTTGTTCTGGGACAGCCAAtgtggaaaatgaagagaaatcaaAGGTACATCGAAATCAGATGGAAGTAACCAGGAAAGGCTTTTGAAATGAGGTTCAGGTTTTAAATGGATTTCAGAAGTTTCATAAATAGTGTTCTTTTAGAACCTGAGGTAATTTGAGAACAAACCCAAAGTATGATGATAGAAGCAAAAGAGCCATTAAAACGGGGAAATGTTTCTTGTCTTTTAGAGTGGATCCACTGTCTGTGTACCACCGGTACTACCTAGTAATGGAAATCTGATTGAATGCATTGACACCTCAGGTAAGAagttttttggcttttgttttgtttttttaattttaacagctCAAATGACGTAAGAAGGAATTCTGTTTTGTCTTTGCATACCATATCAGTTCTCAATTATcttattaatctttaaaattatttctatcgTTCACTTTTAAATGACTAATTTGCAAATTCAATGGTAAGGCAAAGCctatagtaattattatttttatatgttgaatttttaaaatcgtCCTCAATGATTAGAGAGCACTTATGAGACGACTCTATTCGGACCTCTACAAATAGGAGAGAAGAACTGAAATGTAGCCACAAGTCAAGTTTGGTCCAGGTCcaaaaaaatacagttgacccctgaacaacaCAGTGTTAGAGATGTCGAcccctgtgcagtcaaaaatACAAGTATTAACTTTtggctcccccaaaacttaactactaatagtctgctgctgaccagaagccttactgctAGCATAAACAGTTAATTAACACATAGTTTgcatgatatatattatatatatatatggatatatataatatatatataatactgtattcttacaataaagtgagctagagaaacagtttttaagaaatcataagaaagaaataatacatttacattactgaacttattcattaaaaaaaatctgcattcaaGCCCATGAAGGGTCACCTGTACTAATTAGAATTAACATACAAccgaatttttttaagtttatttattttgagagtgagaaagagagcacaagtgggggaggggcagagagagagagggagagagagaatcccaagcaggttccatgctgtcagtgcagagctcaacgctGGGCTCGATGTgaggttcaatcccatgaaccatgaaatcatgacctcaatcaagagccaaaatcaagggtcaggcacctaaccaactgagccacccaaactcCCCAATATATGACCCAATTAAAATAGATCTGTGCTCATTTCTTGAGGCTACAATCTACCTTCACAATTCATGAATGATTCAAAACTACTCTGACTTAGCCACTatcatgacaaagaaaaaaattgcatccATTCTCAGCATGAGCATAAAGGTTGACCTAAAAAGACTTGTCTGGTTTCTTAAATTGAAAGTAAGTGGATGAAACACCATCAGAATCTTTCCACATTCTCAGCTGAGGCTGTGTACAGGTGATGGGAGTTTTTCCTTGCACACCGTTAACCAAAATTATAACTATGACACGCCTTAAAACAGGGGTGTAGACCAGTTCACAGGCAGAAATGAGGGAACAATTAGAATTTTACAGCAAAGGGATAGCTACCATGTTAGtaaaaacaaaggttttttttttaatttttcataacttTGAAAACACTTCTACCATCTTGCCttttctcaaagtaaacaaagttagtgattctcttatttttctctcagtcTTTTTCAAACTTGTTATCGTTACTTTCCTACTTAGAACtctgtttcttttcaaatgtgtatttatttttgagagagagagaaacagagtgtgaactggggaggggcagagaggagagggagacacggaatccaaagcaggctccaggctccaagctatcaggacagagctggacatggggctcgaacccatgaaccatgagatcatgacctgagccgaagttggacgcttaaacgactgaaccacccaggcgcccccctacttTGAACTCTTTAAAATGGGAGAGGCACAGGAATGCTCACAGCTTGTAGAAATGTACCTTACCCAAAGTACTAGACACACTAGCCTTTAAACCTATCTCTCCTCCCAATGTCTCCATTTTTGTTAATGACACCAACATCCCCTCAACTCAAAAGCAGAAGCTGGTTGACTCttctatctttttattcttttttttaagtttatttatttatttgggggcagggTACACATGCAggccaaggaggggcagaaagaaaggaagagagaggatcccaagcagggtccccactgccagtgcagagcctgacgtggagcttgaaaccatgaaccacaagatcatgactggagctgaaatcaagaatcagaagctcagtcgactgagtcacccaggcatccctctatcTCCCTATCCTTGACACCCACTCTGTTCTCAAGACTTGTCAAATCATCAGTCTATCAGGATTTACTTACACATTTATCCCTTCATTACATCTATAAACCTTTACACAAATCTAGAACAAAGCACAATGAGAGGCACCAGAgtcataaaagtataaaaaacacACTGTCCCTAAAATcaagatctttaaaatattaaagccaTGAGGCATTTATCCCACAGTCAACACTTTCCCTCTCCATGGCTCTTCCATAGTCTGACCCATGATTTCATCTAACTTACCTTGAATATTGTAACAAGCTTCTATCCACCCATCACATCCAAGTGAAAACCAAGGTTCTCCAAGTAAACCTTTCCTCACCACAGCCATGGCCTCCCCTCTGAAGCCAGTGGTTCTTGGGCGTTCTTCTGGACACCCTGTGCTTCTAACATGTTGGAGTATTCTTATACTATTTAACTTTTAGAATTTCGGTGtttcccgccccccacccccagacttcCTCAATTTGAAATCAAACTCTCTAAAgcatatgtttgtttgtttttttaatttttttttcaacgttttatttttatttttgggacagagagacagagcatgaacgggggagggacagagagagagggagacacagaatcggaaacaggctccaggctctgagccatcagcccagagcccgccgcggggctcgaactcacggaccgcgagatcgtgacctggctgaagtcggacgcttaaccgactgcgccacccaggcgcccctctaaagcATATGTTTTTATAACCTCTATGCACCGCCTCCAGCATGACACAATTACCACAAATAGTTAACATCAATTAACAAATTAACAAACtgattaataatattattttgaacTCAATATCATATTTACAGCtctttatgttttgtctttattttatttaaatgaagaaaccaTACACTATAGaaagttattaatttttagtCTACAAGACACTAGAGAAAGTAAACTTGATTTTATCAACAACCTTTAGGGGTTTACACAAATGAGTATGGCGGCAGAGAAATGCAAGAtctaggaggaggagaaagaacaacAGGCTTTGAACTAACAGAAGGAGTTAAAACACCAGGAGTACCTGAGATATGTCAAGAATATTCCGGAACATTAAGAAGAAATTCTATGAGAGAATGTAGAGAAGGAGGTCTGAATATGAACTTCATGGAAAGTTACTTCTGTCAGGTAAGGTCTTTAGCCCCATGCCTTCCTTTCCATCCCGTGCCCCCGGCTCTACTCCAGGCTGCCACTAGTCCCCAGCAGGGCTCTAGCAGTTTCCCAGCCTCTAGTCTATGCCTGACAACCATACTGCTGCTGGATAAAATTTCCGTAATTCTGAACTGATCACTTTACTGCTCTCCTTAAAAACAGCCAGTGGCTCCCAGCTCTATTTGTCCAAGGCatgaagtccaaactccttaccaTGACAATTAAGATTATTCATAAATTGACCCCTTCCCTCATCTCCAGTTACTCCTTACCACCAATCCCACATACCACATGTCTTTGCCTCATTCACACTGGTCTATTCCCCTCCATGCCTTCACCTATGCTGTGCCCCTCCTGGGATGATTTTATCCATTATCTCATACTCGTCTTTTAAGACTCAACTCAAATAACACTGCCTCTCTGAAGCATTTACTGTTAACCCTCACGTCTAAAACAAAATTGATGTTTATCTATATTTCTGTAGTGCTCTGTGTATACACCTTATAGAATATACCATTTATATtggtaaaatatgtttatatgtctACCATGGTTTTTAGTGCCCTGTCCATATGTTCTCTACATCATGTTACCAGTACCTAACTCAGTTCCAGGCACATAGTAAACGTTCAGTAAGTGTGAGTTCAAGAGCCACAGACACTTCCATAACATTCTAAGAACAAGCAGGAATTAACTTTGCCATCCCCAGGTAGAGACTGTCTGTAACTACTTAAACTTTCAGGGATTTCCTATCTCTTAAACTGTCTTATCTCTGATAGATTTACATCCTTCTATATCCTggcctaaaatattttctttaactctCCTATTGGCTTAGAGGGTCGCTGATATCTTGAAAGAAAACACTGATAAAGCCTTTCAAATAGCAGTAGATAATAATAAGAGAACTGTTGTTGAAACCCACAGGAATACTTCCTATCCATGTCCCtacaaatgaattttattttcatgaaaagtATATTTCTGCCTCAAAACTTGTGCATCTTACCACTCCTCCCGCCCAGGACACACTGTGTGCTTTATTTACCCCCACTGCTTTATTCTAACCTCTGATCAAATATCATTTTCTGAGATGCTGCCCTTGGCTATTCTGTCACTCTATCCCTTGGCCCTGCACTTACCACCTCCTGATAAATACCTTATATGTTGTCTGTCTCATCAACATATAAGGTATTTATATACCTTATAAAGGTAAGTCTAATGAGAGAGAGACTTCAAGtgtttttgttcactgctgtattgcCAAGTTCCTAATAGAGGGTCTGGCAAATGGTAAggactaaaaaatatttttgaatgaaatggCACAACGATTTGGTTTGCTAAGAAAAGTATTTCTGATACTTAACCTGAAAGTTTGCAATTCAATattacaaatgataaaaaatgaaataaaggtgCACATGTCTGTGGGCTTTCACTTTGAATTGAAGGAGATCCGATTTCTAAAAACCTTCAGTTTTAAATCCCCAAATGGCATGGAGCCAGAGTCAAATGTTCCTGTTGTTTTGCTGAAAAAGCCACATTCAAATAAATCTTCACTGAACCTCCAAATTCACTCCACTAAGGAAGGAAAGCACAGTCCTGGATGAACCTGAAACAACTATGAACTACCTTCTTTTCTACAAACCAAGGGAAAAGATTGGTGTACTTCAAGTTCAGGACTTTTAAGTACCTTCTTCTAACTTGGttacaaaataatttatgcaGTATTTTACTTGTGCTTTTGTATCTAAAGTGCACCTAAGATGATTTTAAAAGTCGAACTGTATTATCAGAATAACagctaaaataatttctaacCAAATTCTTTCAAGCAattatataatgatttttaaaacatcttggaattttgttttatatattcttctTTGGATAGTGccctggaagaaaaaaagggataaaGATTTCTATTATTGCTAAATATGTatccataatttcattttctcttctctctgcaaaTCCAGAAAGCATATGCTTATGCAGATGAAGACGAAGGACGCCCATCCAATGACTGTTTGCTCATATATGATATTGAAGGTGTAGGTTCCCCTGCTGGCTCTGTGGGCTGCTGTAGCTTCATCGGAGAAGACGTGGACGATAGCTTTTTGGACACACTGGGGCCTAAATTTAAGAAGCTGGCAGATATCAGCCTGGGAAAAGAAGCTGAACCATATCCAGACCCTGATCCGTCTTGGCCACCTGAGAGCACCGAACCGATCTGCCCTCAGCAGGGAACAGAGCCCGTCATTGGTGGAcacccacccatctccccacatTTCGGCACTACAACTGTCATCTCTGAGAGCACCTACCCCTCAGGACCTGGTGTACAGCATCCTATGCCTATTCCTGATCCTCTGGGCTATGGTAATGTCACTGTGACAGAATCTTACACCACCTCTGGCACGCTGAAGCCCTCTGTCCATGTTCATGATAACCGACATGCAGCAAACGTAGTGGTGACCGAGAGGGTGGTTGGCCCAATCTCTGGCACTGATCTGCATGGAATGTTAGAGATGCCTGACTTGAGAGATGGGTCAAATGTTATAGTGACAGAAAGGGTAATAGCACCAAGTTCAAGTCTACCCACCTCTTTGACCATGCCTGATCCTAGAGAGTCATCAAATGTGGTAGTGACAGAAAGAGTCATCCGACCGGTTTCTGGCATGATGGGCAATCTAAGTATACACCCTGAGTTATCAAATGCCCAAAATGTGATTGTGACAGAGAGGGTTGTTTCCGGCTCTGGCATAAGCGGAATCAGTGGCCCCGCTGGGATAAGTGGGGGCAGTGGCCTGGTTGGCAGTGCAGCTGGAGTAAGTGGCAGTGGCATTGGGCAGAGCAtcctgggaggaggtgggggcctgGGTAGCAGCATGGGGGGGACAGCCACCATTGGCCACATGAGGAGCTCCTCTGACCATCACTTTAGCCAGACCCTTGGATCTGCCTCCCCTAGTACAGCCCGAAGTCGAATCACAAAATACAGTACAGTACAATATACGAAGTAGCCAGGATCCCAGCACACTTGTTCTCAGTAATGGTGATTCAGATCCAGTTCCCACCACCAAAAAACTAACGATGTGATTTGTGATGCACAACTAGGTGCTAAGAAACCGTGGAGCAAAGTGAGAAACCACAATGGGGAAAATAGATGGAAACAGTGCTGTTGGGCAAGAGCTCTCCTGAGCATTTGTAAACTTTTTTCTTACATTAATACTAGTGGGATCGCGACAGTGAACTAAAACTTGAGACAGCATCTTCTTTGTGCCTGTATGGCCTGTAGGGGCTTCCTTGCTTCTGTGTGGCCTGTCATGTATCTCTAGCACATGGAATAAATTAAGCTGAGTCACGCAAAGCACTGGCCTTAAGACGGCAATTGGCACAATTCTCCTCGCCCTGTTTTGACTTGCCATGTAGCTCAGGCAATATTGAAAAAGGACTAAACATGCAATATGTGCTCATGTATGTAGGAAGAATTTGAAATACGTGCCAGGCACCCTGTCAATTTCAcagataatagaaataaaaatccaaCCATACATTCAGACCATGATtaactgttaaagaaaaaagtctgaCTACACAACCAAATTCACAAGCCACCAAGCTTAATAACTGCACTAGATAAAATAAACCTCATATTAGGAAACGTTTCCTGGGAGGAAATTTCCATAAGAGAAACCTTACTTCCGTAAGGCAACCGGGTAAGATTCGTTTGGGGAAAACTGGCAATGTCTAAACCTGAATCTTGAGATGGGGCTTCAGCTGAAATTCCCATGGAGACAAGTTTTCTGACTCTAGTTTGTGTTTAGTGGAAGGTGCAAGATTTACAAATATTGCATGCTGGTGAGGTTGCAGGATATCACACTCCTTCTTATAACTGTGGCTGACCTAATAACGGGAAACTTGCCGAGTGTACTTCTCTGACCAAAGCAAGTAACACCTGACTTGGTTGTCATCCTTAGTGGTAAATTGCCTTCCAAGGAAGCAGATGGAAACCACATTGTATTTTCAGATGTGTGT harbors:
- the DSG1 gene encoding desmoglein-1, which translates into the protein MDWHFVRTAAVLFIFLVVVEVNSEFRIQVRDYNTKNGTIKWHSIRRQKREWIKFAAACREGEDNSKRNPIAKIHSDCAANQQVTYRISGVGIDQPPYGIFIINQKTGEINITSIVDREVTPFFIIYCRALNSLGQDLERPLELRVRVLDINDNPPVFSMSTFLGQIEENSNANTLVMRLNATDADEPNNLNSKIAFKIIRQEPSDSPMFIINRNTGEIRTMNNFLDREQYSQYSLAVRGSDRDGGADGMSAECECNIKILDVNDNIPYMEQSSYSVSIEENALHSNLAQIRVIDLDEEYSANWIAVIFFISGNEGGWFDIEMNERTNVGILKVVKPLDYEDMKNLQLSIGVRNKAEFHHSVMSQYKLTATAISVTVLNVIEGAVFRPGSKTYVVTSNMGQNYKVGDFIATDLDTGVASTTVRYVMGNNPANLLDIDSRTGIITLRNAVTMEQYNMLGGKYQGTILSIDDTLQRTCTGTININLDGSGWKKDDKSNQGTTTEDSGNDGGGSATGGATGGDTGGDTGGDTSTNTADKTSTDYGGGTDTDGNTYDQTGGGYQRNPLDNVHFGPAGIGLLIMGFLVLGLVPFLLICCDCGGAPRGGAGFEPVPECSDGAIHSWAVEGPQPPPISGSTVCVPPVLPSNGNLIECIDTSGVYTNEYGGREMQDLGGGERTTGFELTEGVKTPGVPEICQEYSGTLRRNSMRECREGGLNMNFMESYFCQKAYAYADEDEGRPSNDCLLIYDIEGVGSPAGSVGCCSFIGEDVDDSFLDTLGPKFKKLADISLGKEAEPYPDPDPSWPPESTEPICPQQGTEPVIGGHPPISPHFGTTTVISESTYPSGPGVQHPMPIPDPLGYGNVTVTESYTTSGTLKPSVHVHDNRHAANVVVTERVVGPISGTDLHGMLEMPDLRDGSNVIVTERVIAPSSSLPTSLTMPDPRESSNVVVTERVIRPVSGMMGNLSIHPELSNAQNVIVTERVVSGSGISGISGPAGISGGSGLVGSAAGVSGSGIGQSILGGGGGLGSSMGGTATIGHMRSSSDHHFSQTLGSASPSTARSRITKYSTVQYTK